CCACGGGTGGGCGTACCTCATCATGCTGGGAGCCCTCTACTACAAGTGTCTCATGGTGATGGAGGACCGGTTCCATGCCGAGACGTACTGGGAGACGATCGAGAAGTACGGGATCACCCAGGACCATTGGACGGGGACGGTGCCGCTCAACCTGATGAAACTTCCGAAGAGCGATTTCGAGCAGAAGGTTCGGCTGAAGATCCTGGGAACGTTCGGCGCCCTGTACACGGCAATGAAAGATCGTTGGCCGAACCTCAGTTTCCAGAGCCTCTACGGACAGACGGAGCACCCGTTCGTCACGGAGGTTCCGCCGGACCAGATCTACCCGGGGTCGGACGGGGCGCCGAAGCACCCGGACGAGATCCTGATCCTGGGGAACGGGGGAGAGATCCTTCCGCAGGGGGAGACCGGCGAGATCGTCTGCCGCTGCCGTTGCGGCGTCGTGATGAAGGGGTACTACAAGAACCCCGAGGCGTCCGCCTCCAGCCTGAAGGTCGGGACGGGGCACGTCGACCTCCAAACGGGGGACCTGGGGAAACTCGATCCGAAGGGACATCTCCACTTCGTCGGCCGGAAGAAAGACGCCCTCCGCGTGCGTGGGGAGATGGTGTCGGTAGAACATATCGAGCATCTTCTGAATGGCCATCCGAAAG
The DNA window shown above is from Deltaproteobacteria bacterium and carries:
- a CDS encoding AMP-binding protein — translated: HGWAYLIMLGALYYKCLMVMEDRFHAETYWETIEKYGITQDHWTGTVPLNLMKLPKSDFEQKVRLKILGTFGALYTAMKDRWPNLSFQSLYGQTEHPFVTEVPPDQIYPGSDGAPKHPDEILILGNGGEILPQGETGEIVCRCRCGVVMKGYYKNPEASASSLKVGTGHVDLQTGDLGKLDPKGHLHFVGRKKDALRVRGEMVSVEHIEHLLNGHPKVAESAIVGYIAPEKAELKEEEIVAHLVVRKGDLLAPEEFHAWSEKNLARFMRPRYLVFREKLPKTATERIQRFKVREEGISGAVKLY